One part of the Marispirochaeta sp. genome encodes these proteins:
- the thiD gene encoding bifunctional hydroxymethylpyrimidine kinase/phosphomethylpyrimidine kinase has translation MYNVLSIAGSDSSGGAGIQADLKAFAANGVYGMTVITAVTAQNTRGVNAVRVLDPEIVTAQIDAVFSDIRVDAVKIGMLADSRIISEVAEALRRWKPPVTVLDPVMVAKSGHRLLAPDAEESLKNKLLPLADLVTPNLPEAESLSGLEIESADTAVLEKAARRILELGAGAVLIKGGHSDNSDSSTDILVDRHGTRHYTAPRLEARHTHGTGCSLSSALAALLARGFGLEQSVTWAKAYINEGIAHGLAIGGGCGPIHHFYSLYGGEELEP, from the coding sequence ATGTACAACGTTCTCTCAATCGCAGGAAGTGATTCCTCGGGAGGCGCAGGCATACAGGCCGATCTGAAGGCCTTTGCCGCCAACGGCGTCTACGGCATGACGGTGATTACCGCCGTTACCGCCCAGAACACCCGGGGAGTCAACGCAGTCCGGGTACTGGACCCGGAAATCGTTACAGCCCAGATCGACGCAGTCTTTTCGGACATCCGGGTTGACGCCGTCAAGATCGGTATGCTTGCCGACTCAAGAATCATCAGCGAAGTTGCCGAGGCTCTGCGCCGCTGGAAGCCGCCTGTTACAGTCCTGGACCCGGTAATGGTCGCCAAGTCGGGACACCGGTTGCTTGCCCCGGATGCCGAAGAAAGCCTTAAAAATAAGCTGCTGCCCCTGGCGGACCTGGTTACGCCGAACCTGCCGGAAGCCGAGAGCCTCTCCGGTCTGGAAATTGAATCCGCTGATACAGCGGTCCTGGAAAAAGCTGCCCGCCGCATCCTTGAACTGGGTGCAGGGGCCGTTCTCATAAAGGGAGGCCATTCGGATAATTCCGACAGTTCAACAGACATCCTGGTGGACCGTCACGGCACCCGGCACTACACAGCCCCCCGGCTTGAGGCCCGCCACACCCATGGTACCGGCTGCTCCCTCTCCAGTGCTCTGGCAGCCCTGCTTGCCCGCGGTTTTGGCCTGGAACAGTCGGTCACCTGGGCAAAGGCGTACATTAACGAGGGGATCGCCCACGGATTGGCCATAGGCGGCGGCTGCGGTCCCATTCACCATTTTTACAGCCTCTACGGCGGAGAGGAGCTTGAACCATGA
- a CDS encoding ABC transporter permease yields MKRFLKTHEFYVLTVIVVLSVAVTLVNPNFFTLENGLDLLKSYSFMGILAIGILFVLISGGIDISFAATATIAEYIMAVVSIHLGGNIVTAVLLASATGIILGAFNGFLISKYRIPPIIATIATMNFYYGLLTVITGGKWIYSLPEWFRSFADIRIFTLTSSSGTPYGLSIITLFWIVITAAAFYVLKYTMTGRGIYAIGGDINSAERVGFPVRRLQVFVYSFMGLMAGIAGVIQALLVQTVAPNSIVGKELDVIAAVVLGGASLAGGIGTVGGTLLGVFLIAIVKNGMTLVKIPAVWYDVFIGTVILVSVSFSSWQQQKNKRQTKIEVEAV; encoded by the coding sequence ATGAAACGTTTTTTGAAAACCCACGAGTTTTACGTGCTGACGGTGATTGTTGTGCTTTCGGTGGCTGTTACACTGGTAAATCCGAATTTTTTTACCCTGGAAAACGGACTCGATCTCTTAAAAAGCTATTCGTTCATGGGAATACTTGCAATCGGCATTCTCTTTGTTCTGATATCCGGGGGCATTGATATCTCCTTCGCCGCTACCGCAACCATAGCTGAATACATTATGGCTGTCGTGAGTATTCATCTGGGAGGAAATATCGTGACTGCGGTATTACTGGCTTCCGCGACGGGAATTATCCTCGGCGCCTTCAATGGTTTCCTGATCTCGAAATACCGCATACCGCCTATAATCGCTACCATAGCCACCATGAACTTTTACTACGGCCTTCTGACGGTGATTACCGGCGGCAAGTGGATTTATTCCCTGCCGGAATGGTTCCGGTCCTTTGCCGATATACGTATATTCACCCTGACATCTTCTTCGGGGACACCTTACGGATTATCGATTATTACCCTTTTCTGGATCGTAATAACAGCTGCAGCTTTCTACGTTCTCAAATACACAATGACGGGCCGGGGCATATATGCCATTGGCGGAGATATTAATTCCGCTGAACGGGTCGGTTTTCCGGTACGCCGGCTCCAGGTTTTTGTATACTCCTTCATGGGTCTGATGGCGGGAATCGCAGGAGTGATTCAGGCGCTTCTGGTACAGACTGTGGCGCCCAACTCGATTGTGGGTAAAGAGCTGGATGTAATCGCCGCCGTGGTGCTCGGAGGAGCAAGTCTCGCCGGCGGAATCGGAACGGTGGGAGGAACACTTCTTGGTGTGTTTCTCATCGCGATTGTAAAAAACGGCATGACATTAGTGAAGATACCCGCGGTGTGGTACGACGTATTCATCGGCACGGTGATTCTGGTCAGTGTTTCATTCAGCTCCTGGCAGCAGCAGAAAAATAAACGTCAAACAAAAATCGAAGTGGAGGCGGTATAA
- a CDS encoding thiamine permease, with the protein MTEQKSLQNSANSATFPALSPLHLGVLWFGAAVSLAEIMTGALFSSMAIGTAVIAIIAGHLVGAAAFFLVGWISWKENKDAIAIADSTLGGPGVRIFALVNALQLVGWTAVMILAGAEGLNAAAFAVGWRISLPWARFITGLLLLVWTAAGFRGMRNLNIAAVVLLFVLSVVWAVRLLMLPEGPVPAEAEGPSFGSMLELSVIMPLSWLPLVGDYTRNARRGRSGVGLAAAGYFIGSCFMYLVGLLSIRKLPEAGPVASMLLAGLGPGAAFVVLLSTVTTGFLDVHSAGVSIRLVFPRLGQRSTPLFMGGLGLILALAAPGGWYEHFLYALGSVFAPFFGVIFCRRLFFAGSMPTVPEIGLGFVAWALGLVSYYLLLPGGTPLGVSVPALGISMIAYYLLYKGFMIWTKKQTRK; encoded by the coding sequence ATGACAGAACAGAAGTCTCTTCAAAACAGCGCAAACAGCGCTACTTTTCCCGCACTTTCTCCCCTGCATCTGGGGGTGCTCTGGTTCGGCGCCGCGGTATCTCTGGCGGAGATAATGACCGGAGCCCTCTTCAGTTCCATGGCCATTGGAACTGCGGTTATTGCCATAATTGCAGGGCATCTTGTCGGAGCAGCCGCCTTTTTCCTGGTGGGCTGGATATCCTGGAAGGAAAACAAGGACGCCATAGCTATAGCTGATTCGACCCTCGGCGGCCCGGGGGTACGCATCTTTGCTCTGGTCAACGCCCTGCAGCTTGTCGGATGGACCGCCGTCATGATTCTGGCGGGAGCCGAAGGTTTGAACGCAGCCGCCTTCGCAGTGGGCTGGCGCATCAGTCTTCCCTGGGCCAGGTTTATCACAGGACTTCTGCTCCTTGTCTGGACCGCCGCCGGTTTCCGCGGAATGCGCAACCTGAATATCGCAGCCGTGGTTCTGCTCTTTGTTCTTTCTGTAGTATGGGCAGTGCGGCTGCTGATGCTTCCCGAAGGTCCGGTTCCGGCGGAAGCGGAAGGCCCCTCTTTCGGCAGCATGCTGGAGCTGTCTGTAATAATGCCTCTGTCGTGGCTTCCCCTGGTGGGAGACTATACCAGAAACGCCCGCAGGGGCCGCAGCGGGGTCGGATTAGCCGCGGCGGGCTATTTTATCGGCAGTTGTTTCATGTATCTGGTTGGACTGCTGTCTATCCGGAAACTCCCGGAAGCCGGCCCCGTAGCCAGCATGCTCCTTGCCGGCCTCGGTCCGGGGGCCGCATTTGTGGTCCTCCTGTCTACCGTAACAACCGGGTTTCTTGATGTTCACTCCGCCGGGGTCTCAATCAGGCTGGTATTCCCCCGCCTGGGACAGCGGTCAACACCCCTGTTTATGGGCGGATTGGGACTCATTCTTGCCCTTGCCGCTCCAGGCGGCTGGTACGAGCATTTTCTCTACGCTCTGGGCTCAGTCTTTGCGCCGTTCTTTGGAGTAATCTTTTGCCGCCGGCTCTTTTTTGCCGGGTCAATGCCAACGGTCCCGGAAATCGGCCTTGGCTTTGTTGCCTGGGCTCTCGGCCTGGTGAGTTACTACCTGCTGCTGCCTGGCGGCACACCTCTGGGTGTTTCCGTACCCGCCCTTGGTATTTCCATGATCGCCTATTACCTGCTTTACAAAGGATTCATGATATGGACAAAAAAACAGACACGCAAATAG
- a CDS encoding sugar ABC transporter ATP-binding protein has translation MEPLFLSMKNVSKMYAGVRALDRVSFSIEPGEVHCLAGTNGSGKSTLVKIISGVVQPEPGAEIVINDKRIQHVDSMESIRQGIEVIYQDLSLFPNLSVMENIAMNENIASWKKTVNWKTSREIAYRAMERIGVTLPLEDRVEELSMADQQLVAICRAFTGEVKLLIMDEPTTALTRKEIDSLLRVVTDLKNRGIATLFISHKLNEVMEIAQRVTVLRDGKRIGCYKSEDLDDKKLEYLMTGETSVYEPYHFKADRNTTPVLRLKNLSKKNNFRDINLEVYPGEIIGITGLLGSGRSELAQSIFGLNPADSGSIEINGKEERIRSVEQAKSLRIAYVPENRLRQGLVMNQSVGKNLVSTIIERLTGRSGLIDKKRTAENITHWVNELKIKIPSVDSPAKTLSGGNQQRIVLGKWIATEPSLFILDNPTVGIDVSAKSSIHKTIKNLTARGMGIIIISDEIAEVLYNCSRILVMHKGRIVGEFDSENAGEEEIQTFIESRQI, from the coding sequence ATGGAACCACTTTTTCTGTCCATGAAAAATGTCTCAAAGATGTATGCGGGAGTTCGTGCGCTGGACCGGGTATCGTTCTCAATAGAACCCGGAGAAGTTCACTGTCTTGCAGGAACAAACGGTTCGGGCAAATCGACCCTGGTAAAGATAATATCCGGCGTAGTACAACCCGAACCCGGGGCTGAGATAGTAATCAACGATAAGCGTATTCAACATGTTGACTCCATGGAATCCATCCGTCAGGGAATCGAGGTGATTTATCAGGATCTGTCTCTTTTTCCCAACCTGAGCGTTATGGAAAATATCGCCATGAACGAGAATATCGCCTCATGGAAAAAAACAGTCAACTGGAAGACCTCCCGGGAAATCGCATACCGCGCAATGGAACGGATAGGAGTAACGCTTCCCCTGGAAGATCGTGTCGAAGAACTGTCCATGGCGGATCAGCAGCTTGTCGCCATCTGCAGGGCATTCACCGGAGAGGTAAAGCTGCTCATAATGGACGAACCAACCACCGCTCTCACACGAAAGGAGATCGACTCGCTGCTCCGGGTTGTAACGGACCTGAAAAACAGGGGAATCGCTACCCTTTTTATCAGCCACAAGCTGAATGAGGTAATGGAGATAGCTCAGAGGGTTACGGTATTACGGGACGGAAAACGTATAGGCTGTTACAAAAGCGAAGATCTTGATGATAAAAAGCTGGAATATCTCATGACGGGGGAGACTTCGGTATATGAACCCTACCACTTTAAAGCGGACCGAAACACAACCCCTGTACTGCGCCTGAAAAACCTTTCGAAAAAGAACAACTTCAGGGATATTAATCTGGAAGTATATCCCGGGGAAATAATCGGGATAACAGGATTGCTTGGCTCCGGGCGCAGTGAACTCGCACAGTCAATTTTCGGACTGAATCCTGCCGACAGCGGAAGTATAGAGATAAACGGAAAAGAGGAACGAATACGTTCCGTGGAACAGGCGAAATCCCTGCGGATTGCCTATGTACCGGAGAATCGTCTGCGTCAAGGCCTGGTTATGAACCAGTCAGTTGGGAAAAACCTGGTTTCCACCATTATCGAACGGCTTACCGGCAGAAGCGGTTTAATCGATAAGAAACGAACCGCGGAAAATATCACTCACTGGGTAAACGAGCTGAAAATCAAAATTCCATCAGTGGATTCCCCGGCAAAAACCCTCTCCGGCGGCAACCAGCAGCGAATAGTCCTCGGTAAGTGGATAGCCACGGAACCATCCCTGTTTATTCTCGACAATCCCACAGTGGGAATCGATGTGTCCGCCAAAAGCAGCATTCACAAGACAATAAAGAATCTGACCGCCAGGGGGATGGGTATTATTATAATTTCCGATGAAATCGCAGAGGTCCTGTATAACTGTTCCCGCATACTTGTGATGCATAAAGGCAGAATAGTCGGAGAGTTCGATTCAGAAAATGCAGGCGAAGAAGAAATTCAAACCTTTATTGAATCCAGGCAAATATGA
- a CDS encoding DsrE family protein: protein MDKELYILWTSADPVTAEKMVFMYAGNSLKNGWWKKVTVIIWGATAELSAKNENIRKGIATLVDQKVQVSACKACADQLGVTELLENLGVEVKYWGEPLTEILQSGKKLISV from the coding sequence ATGGATAAGGAGCTCTACATTCTCTGGACCAGCGCTGATCCAGTAACCGCCGAAAAAATGGTTTTTATGTATGCCGGGAATTCTCTTAAAAATGGCTGGTGGAAAAAGGTTACTGTTATTATCTGGGGAGCGACGGCCGAACTAAGTGCGAAGAATGAAAACATTCGCAAGGGAATCGCCACCCTGGTAGATCAAAAAGTGCAGGTCTCCGCCTGTAAGGCTTGTGCCGACCAGCTGGGTGTAACAGAACTGCTGGAAAATCTGGGTGTGGAAGTAAAATACTGGGGAGAACCGCTGACGGAGATACTGCAAAGCGGGAAAAAGCTGATAAGCGTATAA
- a CDS encoding autoinducer 2 ABC transporter substrate-binding protein — MKKAFVAGLIVFMLLPGILFAAGQKENGRADEYEIVTVVKITGIPWFNRLEEGVIQAGKDLGVNSYQIGPSDADPAQQVKMVEDLISKGVDAICITPNDATALEPVFKKAREKGILILTHESPDQAGKDVDIELIDNIQFGQHTWDKLVENMGAEGQYAIFVGGLTVPLHNLWADEGIKYAKAKYPGLELVTGRIPCGEDQELSKQKTLELLKTYPDLKGIVGFGSLGPPGAAQALKEKGLAGKVAVVGTVIPGHAAPYLKDGSMSHGVLWDPKDAGYSLTYVAKYMLDGGKLSDLTEIEGIGSIEVSGDVIKVDAMADITKENVDSFGF; from the coding sequence ATGAAAAAAGCGTTTGTCGCCGGTCTTATCGTTTTCATGCTGCTTCCCGGTATTCTTTTTGCCGCAGGGCAGAAAGAAAATGGGAGAGCGGATGAATACGAAATCGTAACCGTGGTAAAAATCACGGGGATTCCCTGGTTTAACCGCCTGGAAGAGGGAGTTATTCAGGCTGGCAAGGATCTTGGTGTAAACTCATATCAAATCGGGCCGTCTGATGCAGATCCCGCTCAACAGGTCAAGATGGTTGAAGACCTGATCAGCAAGGGAGTGGACGCGATCTGCATTACCCCGAATGATGCAACTGCCCTGGAACCGGTTTTCAAGAAAGCCCGGGAAAAAGGAATCCTGATTCTCACCCATGAGTCTCCCGACCAGGCCGGCAAGGATGTCGACATAGAGCTGATCGACAATATCCAGTTCGGCCAGCACACCTGGGACAAACTGGTGGAAAACATGGGAGCCGAGGGCCAGTATGCCATCTTTGTGGGAGGGCTTACCGTACCTCTTCACAATCTCTGGGCCGACGAGGGCATAAAATATGCCAAGGCCAAATATCCCGGTCTCGAACTGGTCACAGGCCGGATCCCCTGCGGAGAAGATCAGGAACTCTCGAAACAGAAAACTCTTGAACTGTTAAAAACCTATCCCGACCTCAAGGGTATCGTCGGCTTCGGCAGCCTCGGACCTCCGGGTGCAGCCCAGGCGCTGAAAGAGAAGGGTCTTGCAGGAAAAGTAGCTGTGGTCGGAACAGTCATCCCCGGGCATGCCGCACCGTATCTGAAAGACGGTTCAATGAGCCACGGTGTTCTTTGGGACCCCAAGGATGCGGGCTATTCTCTTACCTATGTTGCCAAATACATGCTTGACGGCGGAAAACTGTCGGATCTCACGGAGATCGAGGGGATAGGATCCATCGAGGTCAGCGGCGATGTAATTAAGGTCGATGCAATGGCCGATATTACAAAAGAAAACGTCGACAGCTTCGGATTCTAG
- the thiM gene encoding hydroxyethylthiazole kinase has product MDKKTDTQIDNTRIALALEAIKNRAPLIHHITNMVTVNDCANITLAFGAAPVMADWGDDALEMVEHAGALVLNMGVLTPESIETMISVGEKAKARGIPVVFDPVGAGATASRRTASRRILAQVQPDIVKGNAAEIMFLAGEKVQQKGVDSDVSHDIGDVTRRLADESSAVVTATGVTDYVSNGKETFRIQGGSAMMGRITGTGCMSASVLGCFAAVLDSKLEAALLGILAMNLAGEKAVESLGRSEGSGTFRTRLIDAANLLETASIDLTGRVRHAQG; this is encoded by the coding sequence ATGGACAAAAAAACAGACACGCAAATAGACAACACCAGAATTGCCCTCGCCCTGGAGGCAATAAAGAACAGGGCTCCCCTGATTCATCACATTACAAACATGGTAACCGTCAACGACTGCGCCAATATTACCCTCGCCTTCGGCGCGGCTCCGGTTATGGCCGACTGGGGCGACGACGCCCTGGAAATGGTAGAGCACGCCGGCGCCCTGGTTCTGAACATGGGTGTACTTACCCCGGAAAGTATTGAAACCATGATAAGCGTCGGGGAAAAGGCAAAAGCCCGGGGGATACCGGTTGTGTTTGATCCGGTAGGGGCCGGGGCCACGGCATCCCGCCGCACAGCTTCCAGGCGAATTCTAGCGCAGGTTCAGCCGGATATCGTTAAAGGCAACGCAGCGGAGATCATGTTCCTCGCTGGAGAAAAAGTACAGCAGAAAGGGGTTGACTCCGACGTCAGTCACGATATTGGGGATGTTACCCGCAGACTGGCGGACGAGAGCAGCGCCGTCGTTACAGCCACAGGAGTTACGGATTATGTCTCCAACGGCAAGGAGACTTTTCGCATACAAGGAGGTTCCGCCATGATGGGTCGCATTACCGGCACCGGCTGCATGAGCGCCTCGGTCCTCGGCTGCTTTGCCGCCGTCCTTGACTCAAAGCTGGAAGCCGCTCTGTTGGGTATTCTGGCCATGAACCTGGCTGGAGAAAAGGCGGTAGAAAGCCTGGGCAGAAGTGAAGGCAGCGGAACCTTCCGTACCCGGTTGATTGACGCTGCCAACCTGCTGGAGACCGCCTCGATTGACCTTACAGGGAGAGTACGCCATGCACAGGGATGA
- a CDS encoding ABC transporter permease, with amino-acid sequence MESVSDKKNELKVLTIIMVGSFLLMTALNPGQFLRTGNLQGMAFQLPELGVLSIAMMIVMLTGGINLSVIATANIAGIVTALVLKAPGLGAGTAGGGIILLAIAAGLLAALLVGLLNGVLIAYVGVAPILTTLGSMILVNGLTIVITRGYVISGFPQAVLFIGNGTLAGIPVPLLLFVIIAALVALFLNRTPTGFNIYMYGSNDTATRFYGGNNHQVILRTYLISSLLSGLAAMIMISRFNSAKAGYGSSYLLVTILAAVLGGTSSEGGFGRISGLILALATLQIISSGLNLLRVSSFMTLSIWGFIMILVMVVNYYIDRHNEYMLRASVQGSKE; translated from the coding sequence ATGGAGAGTGTCTCCGATAAAAAGAATGAACTCAAGGTTCTCACAATAATCATGGTCGGCTCCTTTCTTCTGATGACAGCCCTGAATCCCGGCCAGTTTCTGAGGACCGGCAATCTGCAGGGAATGGCTTTCCAGCTGCCTGAACTCGGGGTACTGTCAATAGCTATGATGATCGTCATGCTGACGGGAGGTATCAATCTTTCCGTTATAGCCACGGCAAATATTGCAGGCATAGTAACAGCCCTCGTCCTGAAGGCTCCCGGACTTGGAGCCGGCACTGCAGGGGGCGGCATTATTCTACTGGCCATAGCTGCCGGCCTGCTGGCCGCTCTTCTTGTGGGATTGCTGAACGGCGTTTTGATCGCCTATGTCGGGGTTGCACCTATTCTGACCACACTCGGCTCAATGATTCTCGTAAACGGCCTGACCATCGTGATTACCAGGGGTTATGTAATTTCGGGGTTTCCCCAGGCCGTTCTTTTTATCGGCAACGGTACACTTGCTGGTATCCCGGTACCCCTGCTTCTGTTTGTTATCATTGCAGCGCTGGTAGCTCTGTTTCTTAATCGGACTCCGACGGGGTTCAATATCTACATGTACGGATCCAACGATACGGCGACCCGTTTCTACGGCGGCAACAACCATCAGGTCATCCTGCGGACATATCTTATTTCGAGCCTTCTTTCGGGCCTGGCCGCCATGATAATGATCAGCAGGTTCAACTCGGCGAAGGCCGGTTACGGTTCATCATACCTGCTGGTCACCATACTCGCCGCGGTACTTGGAGGAACAAGCAGCGAAGGAGGCTTCGGAAGAATAAGCGGGCTGATCCTTGCGCTGGCGACGCTGCAGATTATCTCAAGCGGGCTGAACCTTTTGAGGGTAAGCTCGTTCATGACCCTCTCCATCTGGGGATTTATCATGATTCTGGTAATGGTCGTTAATTATTACATTGACCGGCACAATGAATATATGCTGAGAGCCTCGGTACAGGGCAGCAAGGAATAG
- a CDS encoding class II aldolase/adducin family protein: protein MNIGQVRFDLLQQVVDGGMEMVRRGLTVGTWGNISVRDSETGLIYIKPSGMPYETITPEDIVVMNRNKEIVWGKRKPSIEYGLHISIMNIRQDINAVIHTHPIYSSAFAVTLQEIPGISEDFVQIVGDKVICAEYSLPGTPELAANVAKAIGERNAVLIPNHGTVCIGSDVEGALKICHVVEKTAQIYILAKSIGTPHVISDEDIAAMQYFARNEYGQDK from the coding sequence ATGAATATTGGGCAGGTTCGCTTCGACCTCCTGCAGCAGGTTGTTGATGGAGGAATGGAGATGGTCCGACGGGGTCTTACCGTCGGCACGTGGGGTAACATCAGTGTACGCGATAGCGAGACCGGGCTTATCTATATCAAGCCGAGTGGAATGCCTTACGAAACCATTACACCTGAAGATATAGTAGTGATGAACAGGAATAAAGAAATAGTCTGGGGCAAGCGAAAACCTTCGATAGAATACGGTCTTCATATTTCGATTATGAATATACGACAGGATATAAACGCCGTTATTCATACACATCCGATCTATTCGAGCGCCTTCGCTGTAACCCTTCAGGAAATTCCAGGTATCAGTGAAGACTTCGTTCAAATCGTGGGCGACAAGGTTATTTGCGCCGAATATTCGCTTCCCGGAACACCGGAACTGGCGGCCAATGTGGCAAAAGCAATCGGCGAAAGAAATGCCGTTCTGATTCCAAACCACGGTACCGTCTGCATCGGTTCTGATGTAGAGGGAGCATTGAAGATCTGTCATGTTGTTGAAAAAACAGCCCAGATTTATATTCTGGCAAAATCTATCGGCACGCCCCATGTCATTTCCGATGAAGACATAGCGGCTATGCAGTATTTTGCCAGAAATGAATACGGGCAGGATAAATAA
- a CDS encoding HAD family hydrolase → MTEIRGRIRALLWDKDGTLLDNFSLWIRRERSLLETLCLELEIPEELRRDAIESGLTAIGVNKGRVDPHGELAGGTEASICEALANALGVFGPVPGQDRFLRLVRRHLNRIISDDNSTVPVKNGVREALEEASQRGIPQGLATSDSRESALKELAPHGLEPFFSYFSFGDEALRPKPDPWCVLEFSRFTGIPVRNILFIGDSPVDQATARSAGAMFCAVLGGAGGREDFTDETIIVEEPGELTGLLR, encoded by the coding sequence ATGACAGAAATACGCGGCAGAATCAGGGCCCTTCTGTGGGACAAGGACGGGACACTACTGGACAACTTCAGCCTCTGGATACGCCGGGAACGGTCCCTTCTGGAGACCCTGTGCCTGGAGCTTGAGATTCCGGAGGAGCTTCGCCGGGATGCCATAGAGAGCGGACTTACCGCTATCGGCGTCAATAAGGGCAGAGTCGATCCCCACGGAGAACTGGCAGGCGGTACAGAGGCCTCCATCTGCGAGGCCCTGGCAAATGCCCTTGGGGTTTTTGGTCCGGTGCCCGGGCAGGACAGGTTCCTCAGGCTTGTACGCAGGCATCTGAACCGGATTATATCGGACGACAATAGTACCGTTCCCGTAAAAAATGGTGTCCGCGAAGCCCTGGAGGAAGCCTCACAACGGGGGATTCCCCAGGGACTTGCTACCTCGGACAGCAGGGAATCGGCCCTCAAGGAGCTTGCTCCCCATGGTCTTGAACCGTTCTTCAGCTATTTTTCCTTCGGCGATGAAGCCCTGCGGCCTAAACCAGACCCATGGTGCGTGCTGGAGTTCTCAAGGTTCACCGGAATCCCGGTCCGGAACATTCTGTTTATTGGAGACTCCCCTGTCGACCAGGCTACGGCCCGGTCGGCAGGGGCCATGTTCTGCGCCGTCCTGGGCGGAGCCGGGGGACGAGAGGATTTTACTGATGAGACCATAATCGTCGAGGAACCAGGAGAATTAACAGGATTATTGCGATAA
- a CDS encoding DeoR/GlpR family DNA-binding transcription regulator, which translates to MILYLQEHHSATIQALADAFSVSHMTIRRDMEKLAKEAPIKIIHGGVIYQDSSLAEHYTMTHARSHMIDEKKRIAKKAAELIEPDDIIVIDAGSTGELIARYLPRDYHITVICYALNIASEVSRRSNCTLILSGGLYHESSMVFESDEGLELIRRNRAKKAFVTASGISKKLGITCSNFFERTTKRIALESSLTGILVADSSKFGEIQTGHFSDLEDFDIIITDTGLPEEFYQEIRDKGKKLFVV; encoded by the coding sequence ATGATTCTTTATTTACAGGAACACCATTCCGCCACAATCCAGGCGCTTGCTGATGCTTTTTCTGTTTCGCATATGACTATTCGCCGGGATATGGAAAAACTGGCGAAGGAAGCGCCAATTAAAATCATTCATGGCGGGGTTATTTACCAGGACTCCAGCCTGGCGGAACACTACACAATGACACATGCGCGGAGTCATATGATCGATGAAAAAAAGAGAATAGCGAAAAAAGCTGCTGAGCTGATAGAGCCCGATGACATCATCGTAATAGATGCAGGATCGACAGGCGAACTGATCGCGCGTTACCTCCCCCGGGATTACCATATTACTGTTATTTGTTATGCCCTTAATATTGCGTCCGAGGTCAGCAGACGTTCAAACTGCACACTGATTCTATCCGGCGGTCTGTATCATGAAAGCTCCATGGTTTTTGAAAGCGATGAGGGATTGGAACTGATAAGAAGAAACAGGGCTAAGAAAGCATTCGTAACCGCTAGTGGAATAAGTAAGAAGCTGGGAATAACCTGTTCCAACTTTTTTGAAAGAACAACCAAAAGAATTGCTCTTGAATCTTCTCTTACAGGGATACTGGTTGCCGATTCATCAAAGTTCGGTGAAATACAGACTGGCCATTTCTCCGATTTAGAGGATTTTGATATCATTATCACCGATACAGGTTTACCCGAAGAGTTTTACCAGGAGATCAGAGATAAGGGTAAAAAACTGTTTGTAGTATAG
- the thiE gene encoding thiamine phosphate synthase — translation MHRDELSFCLVTDSGFRPEDEFLPTIEAVLTAGATMIQYREKSGRFSDREIYLQALEVAALCRRFGVPLLVDDRLDLAMAVGADGLHLGQKDLPLDAVKRLWPQGRIFGVSVSRPEEIARAEADGADYLGIGAFPTETKKDYSSVGSDGVSLLLTKSRLPVIAIGGITAGNTPGLIRAGCAGVAVVSAVWRAPDPGAAATEILAAVQTSRGTQK, via the coding sequence ATGCACAGGGATGAGTTGAGCTTCTGCCTGGTTACAGATTCCGGCTTCCGGCCGGAGGATGAGTTCCTCCCCACTATCGAAGCAGTATTAACAGCAGGCGCGACAATGATCCAGTACCGGGAAAAAAGCGGCCGTTTCAGCGACAGAGAAATCTACCTGCAGGCACTGGAGGTGGCGGCCCTGTGCCGCCGCTTCGGGGTTCCCCTGCTTGTCGACGACCGCCTCGATCTTGCCATGGCCGTCGGTGCAGACGGTCTGCATCTGGGCCAGAAGGATCTTCCCCTGGATGCGGTAAAGCGGCTCTGGCCGCAGGGGAGGATTTTCGGGGTATCTGTATCAAGGCCGGAAGAGATTGCACGGGCAGAAGCTGACGGCGCGGATTATCTTGGCATCGGCGCCTTTCCCACGGAAACAAAAAAAGACTATTCCAGCGTCGGCAGCGATGGTGTATCCTTGCTGCTTACGAAGAGCAGACTGCCTGTTATCGCAATCGGCGGCATCACGGCCGGTAACACCCCCGGTCTTATCCGCGCCGGCTGTGCAGGGGTAGCGGTCGTCTCTGCGGTCTGGAGGGCTCCGGACCCAGGGGCGGCGGCAACGGAAATCCTTGCCGCTGTACAAACAAGCAGGGGAACACAGAAATGA